The following are encoded together in the Bacillus sp. V2I10 genome:
- a CDS encoding tetratricopeptide repeat protein — MEKSQIENEGLYYKISRYEGATQLAIVFSTVGVKPGYFTFFKTMESLPVHKIYLTDPNSEWFQSGILGLGSTIEETIERIKSVQEELGVTEIMTIGSSMGAFGAILFGALLNCRVLAFGARIELGIPGSQSYTLMNKGFQFKYKDLRPVVKESNCQILLYQGEADKNDILAAKQLYGYDNVECVTIRGVAHGTPVFLNNKFGITEVIRRFINKDPILEFKERGNLCECDNAVELLLDALDEISNKNWTKAFGLLNSVQKMCPESDVVYHKLGIINYQFKEFEAAAKNQSLAIQISPHFANAHHQLGICQRKLGQYEESYQSHKNAYEIDPKLPSAHYHAGLSLEKLKRFDEAENEYREAINISQNNVNFKKKLIEILHVNVTRKLIESEELMLSLLPK; from the coding sequence ATGGAAAAATCACAAATTGAAAATGAAGGGTTATACTATAAAATTAGTCGATACGAAGGAGCAACCCAATTAGCTATTGTATTTAGTACGGTTGGAGTAAAACCTGGATATTTCACTTTTTTTAAGACGATGGAGAGTTTGCCTGTCCATAAAATTTATCTAACTGACCCTAATAGTGAATGGTTTCAATCAGGAATACTTGGATTAGGCTCAACAATAGAAGAGACAATAGAAAGGATAAAATCAGTACAGGAAGAATTAGGTGTAACTGAAATCATGACGATTGGTAGTAGTATGGGGGCGTTTGGAGCAATCCTCTTTGGTGCATTACTTAACTGTCGTGTATTGGCATTTGGTGCTCGTATTGAATTAGGTATACCAGGCAGTCAAAGTTATACACTTATGAATAAAGGGTTTCAATTTAAATACAAGGACCTGCGCCCGGTGGTAAAAGAAAGTAACTGTCAAATTCTGCTCTATCAAGGAGAAGCAGATAAGAATGATATACTTGCAGCTAAACAACTTTATGGCTACGATAATGTTGAATGTGTTACTATTCGTGGGGTAGCACATGGAACACCAGTTTTTCTTAACAATAAATTTGGTATTACAGAAGTGATTAGAAGGTTTATTAACAAAGACCCTATTCTAGAATTCAAAGAACGAGGTAATCTTTGTGAGTGTGATAATGCTGTAGAACTTCTTTTAGATGCACTAGATGAAATATCGAATAAAAACTGGACTAAAGCTTTCGGTTTATTAAATTCGGTTCAGAAAATGTGTCCAGAATCAGATGTGGTTTACCATAAGTTAGGTATTATTAACTATCAATTTAAAGAATTTGAAGCAGCAGCAAAGAATCAATCTTTGGCAATTCAAATAAGTCCGCATTTTGCAAATGCTCATCATCAATTGGGTATTTGTCAAAGAAAATTAGGACAGTATGAAGAGTCGTATCAATCACACAAAAACGCTTATGAAATTGACCCAAAGTTGCCTAGTGCCCATTATCACGCAGGATTATCTCTGGAAAAATTAAAACGATTTGATGAAGCAGAAAATGAATATCGTGAAGCCATTAACATTAGCCAAAATAATGTAAATTTCAAAAAGAAATTAATTGAAATTTTACATGTAAATGTAACTAGAAAATTAATAGAATCCGAAGAATTGATGTTATCTTTATTACCTAAATAA
- a CDS encoding tetratricopeptide repeat protein produces the protein METLVREIERDYYKFFPHKGSSQLLLIFSSVNIEPRKFVFYKNTIDLPVHKLYLNDSNNGWFQSGVEGLGDSIDKTVDSILKLKEKLGVSEILTLGSSMGAYAALLYGAKLNARALCFGAEVVLGLPGSRANIYMPKGSPIYYNDIRNLIKETKIKVTLYAGEADQNDITAAKHLYGLPNVNCITIRGIAHKTPLFLEKKFGIKEVINRFILNDPIINFMERGNLCESGNAVELLKEATDTVSNKQWQEAKKQLREVLSLCPLSDVALHKLGIVLYQLKDFEGAAKCQSDAVEISPHYANAHHQLGICLRKLGKYTDSYKAHKNAYEVSPDMAGAYHHAGLSLEKLKKFNEAEHEFRKAVKLDSRNVNYTKKLVGILRENAVRRIKESEELLMNLINK, from the coding sequence TTGGAAACTTTAGTACGTGAAATAGAGCGCGATTATTATAAATTCTTTCCACATAAAGGTTCATCACAACTATTATTAATATTTTCTAGTGTTAATATTGAACCTCGGAAATTTGTTTTTTATAAAAATACAATAGATTTGCCAGTTCATAAACTTTACCTAAACGATTCTAATAACGGTTGGTTTCAATCAGGTGTTGAAGGTCTAGGGGATTCTATAGATAAAACTGTTGATTCGATCTTGAAATTGAAAGAAAAATTAGGTGTAAGTGAAATATTGACTTTAGGTAGCAGTATGGGGGCATATGCTGCTCTTTTATATGGGGCAAAACTTAATGCTCGTGCGTTGTGCTTTGGTGCAGAGGTTGTTTTAGGACTTCCAGGAAGTCGTGCGAATATTTATATGCCAAAAGGATCTCCAATTTATTATAACGACATTAGAAATTTAATAAAGGAGACAAAAATAAAAGTAACGCTTTATGCTGGGGAAGCAGATCAAAATGATATAACTGCAGCAAAACATCTATATGGTTTGCCTAATGTAAATTGCATAACAATCCGTGGAATAGCTCATAAAACACCTCTATTTCTTGAAAAAAAATTTGGGATAAAAGAAGTAATAAATAGATTTATATTGAATGACCCAATAATTAATTTTATGGAACGAGGAAATCTTTGTGAATCAGGAAATGCTGTCGAATTGTTAAAAGAAGCAACGGATACTGTTTCAAATAAACAGTGGCAAGAGGCTAAAAAACAGTTAAGAGAAGTTTTATCGTTATGTCCTTTATCAGATGTAGCGTTGCATAAGTTAGGCATCGTATTATATCAACTAAAGGACTTTGAAGGGGCAGCCAAATGTCAATCAGATGCAGTAGAAATAAGCCCTCATTATGCTAACGCACATCACCAGTTAGGTATTTGTTTAAGAAAATTAGGAAAATATACTGATTCTTATAAAGCGCATAAAAATGCTTATGAAGTTTCACCAGATATGGCAGGAGCATATCATCACGCAGGGCTTTCATTGGAAAAATTAAAAAAGTTCAATGAAGCGGAACATGAGTTCAGAAAGGCTGTAAAGTTGGATAGTAGGAATGTGAATTATACGAAAAAATTAGTTGGGATATTAAGGGAAAATGCTGTAAGACGAATAAAAGAATCAGAAGAATTATTAATGAATCTCATTAACAAATAA
- a CDS encoding glycosyl hydrolase family 28-related protein → MKRRNFLISFLIGIVAFLFGYTIKNEGENLVWERISLKKLMDDEEKPEKSVNQEIEHLKSFAVNVLDHGAVGDGKSDDTLAIRAAWSFALTTRRKLYIPGNDYRITDTLTNEPISIVGAGVGFTRLIFDNMKGKDGIVFTSPSHVGTMGEVANLSIIVKGEHGRFAIKTADDSANYTKYRTKYSFHDLEFRGGKIQDVPSGFVYDYGWECYLEIGDSWGVYIDRIDVIGTYNIGEDPSSQPNQTFLKLDAKSNILTARINAVTTHGVKIGIEIGEKCFFMIDQCDIAHSYKGIITTGEAIYSEGRITDTLVNSQYIGIHLKTRSWTSISNVAISRHKKGYDHGLDWYGIYMNDVNKSWLTNIRSQADSSFTKFSGKHYGFYFKNCDGIVANGLIPGGGLDYPIFNNNTSGATFNGTNFQISRGIAAFSFINNSRYIQIGTFENHTDVPDYFADHSINKATIEAYQKVSIP, encoded by the coding sequence TTGAAAAGAAGGAACTTTTTAATAAGCTTTTTAATAGGAATCGTTGCATTCCTATTTGGCTATACAATCAAAAACGAAGGAGAAAATTTGGTTTGGGAACGTATTAGTTTAAAAAAATTAATGGACGATGAAGAGAAACCAGAGAAATCAGTTAATCAAGAAATTGAGCATTTAAAGTCTTTTGCGGTCAACGTATTAGATCATGGTGCTGTCGGTGATGGTAAAAGTGACGATACGTTAGCAATAAGGGCAGCATGGTCATTTGCATTAACTACGAGAAGAAAATTATACATTCCGGGTAATGATTATCGTATTACTGACACATTGACAAATGAACCAATTAGTATCGTTGGAGCAGGAGTAGGTTTTACTCGATTAATTTTTGACAATATGAAAGGGAAAGATGGGATTGTTTTTACTTCTCCAAGTCATGTTGGAACAATGGGTGAGGTCGCCAACTTAAGTATAATTGTTAAGGGTGAACATGGTCGATTTGCTATAAAAACTGCTGATGATTCTGCTAATTATACTAAATATAGAACGAAGTATTCATTTCATGACCTAGAATTTAGAGGAGGTAAAATTCAAGATGTTCCTTCTGGTTTTGTTTATGACTATGGTTGGGAATGTTATCTAGAGATAGGAGATAGTTGGGGAGTTTATATTGATAGAATTGATGTAATAGGGACATATAATATTGGTGAAGATCCTTCCTCACAACCAAACCAAACCTTTTTAAAATTAGATGCTAAAAGTAATATTTTAACGGCTAGAATAAATGCTGTAACGACTCATGGAGTAAAAATTGGAATTGAAATAGGAGAAAAATGCTTTTTTATGATTGATCAATGCGACATTGCCCATTCCTATAAAGGTATCATAACTACAGGAGAAGCAATTTATTCAGAAGGCCGTATTACGGATACGTTAGTAAATTCTCAGTATATCGGTATCCATTTAAAAACACGGAGTTGGACTTCTATTAGTAATGTAGCAATAAGTAGACATAAAAAGGGTTATGATCATGGTTTAGATTGGTATGGTATATATATGAATGATGTCAATAAATCATGGCTAACAAATATACGCTCCCAAGCCGATAGTTCCTTTACAAAATTTTCAGGAAAACACTATGGATTTTATTTTAAGAACTGTGATGGAATTGTAGCGAATGGCTTGATCCCAGGAGGAGGATTGGATTACCCTATCTTCAACAATAATACATCAGGAGCTACATTTAATGGGACAAATTTTCAAATAAGTAGAGGCATTGCCGCATTTTCATTTATAAATAATAGTAGATATATCCAGATAGGAACATTTGAAAACCATACAGATGTACCGGATTACTTCGCTGATCATTCGATAAATAAAGCAACGATTGAGGCTTATCAAAAAGTTTCTATTCCATAA
- a CDS encoding SGNH/GDSL hydrolase family protein → MQRKLTLSLIVALVALIISLPTSLFYISNQKQQINELEEQVKKNNTNILLIGSSVTKGVGASTPEKSWPGLLYTFISKENPDINFINLGVNGYTTQNIISNSLKITENFNSQNLTPNVIIFEISSINDFNNLSYKESEKNIETILNRLNKQFPKAKIYTMPPNNVTIYENKLNKDGLSYSQYISKLEKFIESKNYTFLNYWDTYEKEAAKHQLSLEETLNKDGMHPNNKGYTIWFNSIKNEFRYLQSF, encoded by the coding sequence ATGCAAAGGAAATTAACCTTGAGTTTAATTGTGGCATTGGTAGCCTTAATTATTTCTCTTCCTACTTCATTATTTTACATATCCAATCAGAAACAACAAATAAACGAGTTAGAAGAGCAAGTTAAGAAAAATAACACTAATATCCTACTTATTGGTAGTAGTGTTACTAAAGGAGTAGGAGCAAGTACACCTGAAAAATCTTGGCCAGGACTTCTCTATACGTTTATTTCAAAAGAAAATCCAGATATTAATTTCATCAATCTAGGAGTAAATGGTTACACAACACAAAACATTATTTCTAATTCATTGAAAATTACAGAAAATTTCAATTCACAAAATTTAACACCTAATGTTATTATTTTTGAAATTAGTTCTATAAACGACTTTAATAATTTGAGCTATAAAGAATCTGAAAAAAACATTGAGACCATTTTAAATAGATTAAATAAACAATTCCCTAAAGCAAAAATATATACGATGCCACCTAATAACGTGACAATATACGAAAACAAACTTAATAAAGATGGTTTATCATATTCACAGTACATTTCTAAATTAGAGAAATTCATAGAATCAAAAAATTATACTTTTTTAAATTACTGGGATACCTATGAAAAAGAAGCTGCCAAACATCAATTAAGTTTAGAAGAAACTTTAAATAAAGATGGAATGCATCCAAATAACAAAGGTTATACAATTTGGTTTAATTCAATTAAAAATGAATTTAGATATTTACAATCGTTTTAA